One window from the genome of Desulfuribacillus alkaliarsenatis encodes:
- a CDS encoding AAA family ATPase, with protein sequence MSKGLKLAVSGKGGVGKTTISSLICQILAREGKQVLAVDADPDANLGMALGFAPESLEKSITIAQDRKLIKEKTGAEPGSSGQWFALNPTVEDIPDRYVVSENGIKLLQMGAVSSGGGGCACPESTLLKTLLNHLIVDEQDAVIVDMEAGLEHLGRGTAQSVDALLIVIEQGQRSFTTAKTIVKLARDLGVTKVYGVANKIVNTTVEEIQQQIGKDLQIIGAIPYTPGAVTCDYKGENIIDACPTIVDEVRSVLEKIKANL encoded by the coding sequence ATGAGCAAAGGTCTAAAGCTAGCAGTATCAGGTAAAGGTGGAGTAGGAAAGACCACAATATCGTCGTTAATCTGTCAAATTCTAGCAAGGGAAGGTAAACAGGTTTTAGCCGTTGATGCTGATCCAGATGCTAACCTCGGAATGGCTTTAGGATTTGCCCCTGAATCCCTTGAGAAATCCATTACAATTGCCCAGGACCGTAAATTGATTAAAGAGAAAACAGGAGCAGAGCCAGGCTCATCAGGTCAATGGTTTGCTTTAAATCCTACGGTAGAAGATATTCCAGATAGATATGTTGTATCCGAGAATGGAATTAAGCTATTACAAATGGGTGCTGTGTCGTCTGGCGGTGGTGGTTGTGCCTGTCCTGAAAGCACTCTTTTGAAGACACTACTCAACCATCTAATAGTTGATGAACAAGACGCTGTCATAGTAGATATGGAAGCTGGTCTTGAACACCTTGGTAGAGGGACAGCGCAAAGTGTCGATGCACTACTAATTGTTATTGAGCAGGGACAGAGAAGCTTCACAACGGCGAAGACCATTGTCAAACTAGCTAGAGATTTAGGAGTTACAAAAGTCTATGGCGTAGCTAATAAAATTGTTAATACAACCGTAGAAGAAATTCAACAACAAATAGGCAAAGATTTACAGATAATTGGAGCTATTCCGTATACACCTGGTGCTGTTACCTGTGATTATAAAGGTGAAAACATCATTGATGCATGTCCGACGATAGTTGATGAAGTTAGAAGTGTATTAGAAAAAATAAAAGCGAATTTATAA